A DNA window from Setaria viridis chromosome 2, Setaria_viridis_v4.0, whole genome shotgun sequence contains the following coding sequences:
- the LOC117845437 gene encoding protein ACCELERATED CELL DEATH 6 has translation MSKEEIPYLMFMCSELYIAGLEGRTVEVTRLLAGSSHATTARANAVHPGRCCTTREVAAERSTLLHIAAGQGHCDLITELCLRDSALLLSVNSSLDTPLHYAAREGQADAVETIVRLARCSVEEDRLPELLGGKNDAGDTALHVAARHGHGETVEVLMKLAPELAAEVNGAAVSPLYLAVMSGSVHAVEAIIGYRDACAAGSMLQNALHAAVLQSSEMVPLLLRWRSSLATDLDINKSSPLHFASSDGDCSIIEEILTHAPPSTAYLQDNEGLSALHTAALMGNGPAVRLLLQFYPASAGIRDNHGRSFLHAAALQGHSSIISHVTKDRMLQNLLNQQDREGNTALHLAMEAGEYGVVSKLLSSGKVQVHIMNSAGHTPSDMIEKSTGFYSMVRLVMKLYVYGAQFRPQRQDLIKKWSGQDLVKWRVATSKNLAIVSTLVATVAFSAAFNVPGSYGSDGKANLNRNRMYNAFLVLDTIAVTTAVMATILLVYGRASRSNNSWLGFIISMHFLWLSLLCMMLGFFTAIAATSDRKSTSNALYRVIYAGLYILIMLLTSLAMPGSLRGVLRLLLGRQHHLKRRIKRQYPFVVVYAFNMLLFIIINNIALASVDTTANLR, from the exons ATGTCCAAGGAGGAGATCCCTTATCTCATGTTCATGTGCTCTGAACTTTATATCGCTGGGTTAGAGGGTCGGACGGTGGAGGTCACCAGGCTACTAGCTGGAAGCAGCCACGCGACGACAGCAAGAGCAAATG CCGTTCACCCTGGACGCTGCTGCACCACCCGCGAGGTTGCCGCGGAACGAAGCACGCTCCTGCACATCGCCGCCGGCCAGGGCCACTGCGATCTCATCACCGAGCTCTGCCTCCGGGACAGCGCCCTCCTCTTGTCGGTCAACTCATCATTAGACACGCCTCTTCACTACGCGGCGAGGGAGGGGCAGGCAGATGCGGTGGAGACCATTGTTCGGCTCGCCAGGTGTAGCGTGGAGGAGGACAGGCTGCCGGAGCTTCTCGGCGGCAAGAACGACGCCGGAGACACAGCGCTGCACGTGGCCGCGAGGCACGGCCACGGCGAGACGGTGGAGGTGCTGATGAAGCTGGCGCCCGAGCTGGCGGCGGAGGTGAACGGCGCCGCCGTGTCGCCGCTGTACCTGGCGGTGATGAGCGGGTCGGTGCACGCCGTGGAGGCGATAATTGGGTACAGGGACGCTTGTGCCGCTGGTTCCATGTTGCAGAACGCGCTGCACGCTGCTGTTCTCCAGAGCTCGG AAATGGTTCCTTTGCTTCTACGATGGCGGTCATCACTTGCAACAGACCTTGACATCAACAAGAGCAGCCCACTACACTTTGCTTCATCCGACGGTGACTGCTCAATCATCGAAGAGATATTAACACATGCACCACCCAGCACTGCATACCTGCAGGACAACGAAGGCCTTTCGGCTCTGCATACTGCAGCACTGATGGGCAACGGACCTGCCGTCCGATTATTACTACAATTCTACCCAGCTTCTGCAGGCATTCGTGACAACCATGGCCGAAGCTTTCTGCATGCAGCTGCTTTGCAAGGGCACTCATCTATCATTTCACATGTTACAAAGGATCGGATGCTGCAAAATCTTTTGAATCAGCAAGACCGTGAAGGGAATACGGCACTTCACTTGGCGATGGAGGCAGGGGAATATGGAGTTGTTTCTAAGCTGTTATCCAGTGGTAAAGTTCAGGTTCACATTATGAACAGTGCAGGCCACACACCATCTGATATGATTGAGAAGTCCACAGGTTTCTACTCAATG GTAAGATTAGTGATGAAGCTGTACGTCTATGGAGCACAATTCCGACCACAGAGGCAAGACCTTATAAAGAAATGGTCTGGCCAGGACCTCGTGAAATGGCGAGTGGCAACATCAAAGAATCTCGCGATTGTTTCCACCCTTGTGGCCACAGTTGCCTTCTCTGCAGCATTCAACGTGCCTGGTTCATATGGATCGGATGGAAAGGCCAATCTGAACCGGAATCGCATGTATAATGCCTTCCTTGTGCTGGACACCATTGCCGTGACCACTGCAGTGATGGCTACGATACTACTTGTTTACGGGAGAGCTTCTCGGTCCAATAACTCTTGGTTGGGTTTCATCATCTCAATGCACTTCCTTTGGTTGTCCCTTCTATGCATGATGCTCGGATTCTTCACGGCTATAGCTGCGACGAGTGATAGAAAATCTACGTCGAATGCATTGTATAGGGTGATCTACGCTGGGCTGTACATCTTGATAATGCTGCTCACAAGCCTTGCAATGCCAGGTTCACTTAGAGGAGTTTTGCGACTTCTATTAGGACGACAGCATCATCTCAAGAGGCGCATCAAACGGCAGTATCCCTTCGTAGTAGTTTATGCCTTCAACATGCTTTTATTCATAATTATAAACAATATAGCATTGGCTTCTGTAGACACAACTGCTAACCTGCGTTGA